From Streptobacillus ratti, a single genomic window includes:
- a CDS encoding class I SAM-dependent DNA methyltransferase codes for MKHKKFAQIYDEFMNFVDYKSWFKFLKSFSKGNKLKVLDLGCGTGTIASMFSKEGHSVVAVDISNDMIEIAQSKYGDLDINFLVGDITKENFGNNYDLIMCNFDTVNYFNDLNSFKSFLKNVKTSLKDNGIFIFDIVEEGIFDEMFENDLFIDETDEYLCIMRHEKVKKFKHLVEMTIFVKEDGNLYTKYSETHNKIIYDTDLVLDTLKVEGFKLYDSARNSEYGESRLFLICKK; via the coding sequence ATGAAACATAAAAAGTTTGCACAAATATATGATGAATTTATGAATTTTGTTGATTATAAATCATGGTTTAAATTTTTAAAATCATTTTCAAAAGGAAATAAGTTAAAAGTATTAGATTTAGGTTGTGGTACAGGAACTATTGCTTCAATGTTTTCTAAGGAAGGACATAGTGTTGTTGCAGTTGATATTTCAAATGATATGATAGAAATTGCACAATCTAAATACGGAGATTTAGATATAAATTTTTTAGTTGGAGATATCACTAAAGAAAATTTTGGAAATAATTATGATTTAATTATGTGTAATTTTGATACTGTAAATTATTTTAATGATTTAAATTCATTTAAGTCTTTTTTAAAGAATGTAAAAACTAGTTTAAAAGATAATGGTATTTTTATATTCGATATAGTTGAAGAGGGAATATTTGATGAAATGTTTGAAAATGACTTATTTATTGATGAAACTGATGAATATTTATGTATAATGAGGCATGAAAAAGTCAAAAAATTTAAACATTTAGTAGAAATGACTATATTTGTAAAAGAGGACGGGAATTTATATACAAAATATTCAGAAACACATAATAAGATAATATATGATACAGATTTAGTATTAGATACTTTAAAAGTAGAGGGTTTTAAATTATACGACAGTGCTAGAAATTCTGAATACGGAGAATCAAGACTATTTTTAATATGTAAGAAGTAG
- the dut gene encoding dUTP diphosphatase — MEVKIKKLNDNAIIPTYGTEFSAGADLYACIDENLIIKSGETVMVKTGISLEIPEGLVGLVYARSGLAFKKGIAPSNKVGVIDSDYRGEIMVALHNHSKEDYVIEKFERIAQLVIAPYIKADFVVTETLNDTIRNQGGFGSTGKK, encoded by the coding sequence ATGGAAGTAAAAATAAAGAAGTTAAATGATAATGCGATTATTCCAACATATGGGACTGAATTTTCAGCTGGAGCAGATTTATACGCATGTATAGATGAAAATTTAATAATTAAAAGTGGAGAAACAGTTATGGTTAAAACTGGTATTTCACTTGAAATACCTGAAGGATTAGTAGGATTAGTATATGCCCGTAGTGGACTTGCATTTAAAAAAGGTATTGCACCCTCAAATAAAGTAGGAGTAATAGATAGTGATTATAGGGGAGAAATAATGGTTGCATTACATAATCATAGTAAAGAAGATTATGTAATAGAAAAATTTGAAAGAATAGCACAACTTGTTATTGCTCCATATATTAAAGCAGATTTTGTAGTAACTGAAACATTAAATGATACTATAAGAAATCAAGGTGGTTTTGGAAGTACAGGTAAAAAGTAA
- a CDS encoding tRNA1(Val) (adenine(37)-N6)-methyltransferase has translation MEKYIVDVAGMKIEQIKGLQSFTLDSMLIADYVNINRKSKKILEIGSGFGIISMLLRKKTLAEIIGVEINKEAYNISVENLKNNDIDNVFFINENILNYRKFLSEQTYDIIVSNPPYFTHKDENQLKENLNLRNARVENTLSIKDILNISIYLLKSNASLYLIFRTERLAEIIGLLKDTCLEIKRVKPIYTKVDDDKALICMVEIVKGAKSGFVLEKPIYVYENDGERSEYIERLYK, from the coding sequence ATGGAAAAATATATAGTTGATGTTGCAGGTATGAAAATTGAGCAAATAAAAGGTTTACAATCTTTTACACTTGATTCCATGCTGATTGCTGATTACGTAAATATAAATAGAAAATCTAAAAAAATTCTTGAAATAGGTTCAGGATTTGGGATAATTTCTATGTTACTTAGAAAAAAGACATTGGCTGAAATTATAGGTGTTGAGATTAATAAAGAAGCATATAATATATCAGTAGAAAATTTAAAAAATAATGATATAGATAATGTTTTTTTTATAAATGAAAACATTTTAAATTATAGAAAATTTTTATCTGAACAAACATATGATATCATAGTATCTAATCCACCGTATTTTACTCATAAAGATGAAAATCAATTGAAAGAAAACCTAAATTTAAGAAATGCAAGAGTTGAAAATACTTTAAGTATAAAAGATATATTAAATATTTCAATTTATTTGTTGAAAAGTAATGCGAGTCTTTATTTAATTTTTAGAACAGAAAGACTTGCAGAAATAATAGGGTTATTAAAAGATACTTGTCTTGAAATTAAAAGAGTTAAACCTATATATACTAAAGTTGATGATGATAAAGCATTAATCTGTATGGTAGAAATAGTTAAAGGGGCTAAAAGTGGTTTTGTATTAGAAAAACCGATATATGTATATGAAAATGATGGTGAAAGAAGTGAATATATTGAAAGACTATATAAATAA
- the uppS gene encoding polyprenyl diphosphate synthase gives MYMKMMVKEVNILKDYINKFPKHIGIIMDGNGRWAKKRNLVRTEGHKAGANKLEEVIEHIINLEIKYLTVYAFSTENWKRPKLEVTAIMKLFTKYLKINEEKFMKERIRVCISGSKSNLSSSLITQINYIENLTKDNDRLVLNIAFNYGGRLEIVDAVKKVIEQNLEINENNISNNMYNSFIPDVDLIIRTGNDFRISNFLLWQMAYSEIYVSELLWPDFTQEELHKSIFSFINRERRFGGIKC, from the coding sequence ATGTATATGAAAATGATGGTGAAAGAAGTGAATATATTGAAAGACTATATAAATAAGTTTCCTAAACATATTGGAATAATAATGGACGGAAATGGTAGATGGGCAAAAAAAAGAAATTTAGTTAGAACAGAGGGACATAAAGCTGGAGCTAATAAATTAGAAGAAGTAATAGAACATATTATTAATTTAGAAATAAAATATTTAACAGTTTATGCTTTTTCTACAGAAAATTGGAAAAGACCAAAACTTGAAGTAACAGCTATTATGAAATTATTTACAAAATACCTTAAGATTAATGAAGAAAAATTTATGAAAGAAAGAATTAGAGTTTGTATTAGTGGAAGTAAATCTAATTTATCTTCATCACTTATAACTCAAATTAATTATATAGAAAATTTAACAAAAGATAATGATAGATTAGTATTGAATATAGCATTTAATTATGGAGGAAGATTAGAAATTGTAGATGCTGTTAAGAAAGTTATTGAGCAAAATTTAGAAATAAATGAAAATAATATTTCAAATAATATGTATAACAGTTTTATACCTGATGTTGATTTAATTATTAGAACAGGTAATGATTTTAGAATAAGTAATTTTTTACTTTGGCAAATGGCTTACTCTGAAATATATGTTAGTGAATTACTTTGGCCTGATTTCACTCAAGAAGAATTACATAAATCAATATTTTCATTTATAAATAGAGAAAGAAGATTTGGAGGGATAAAATGTTAA
- a CDS encoding phosphatidate cytidylyltransferase has product MLSRLFVIILALPLLIYILLSGEISFLVFNVVVIAVALHEFYVILKNKGNIVYYKTGILIGMFLPIFIYYREDISFFFRYAKILNKESITFDVGGYIIFAMLLIAIMQILSSRIKNSTNELMLTLFGIIYVPLFSSYMVSIREGLYNGRIILLYSFFSIWAADTFAYIVGMLIGGKIFKKRLSEKISPKKSIEGFFGGILGVFIVTLYFEYIYNFLVNILSYFKILTYVEKIDKVLISQNIIKLFILSILIAIFSVLGDLFESKFKREFGVKDSGTILMGHGGFLDRFDSALFVLPIVYYFIKYFI; this is encoded by the coding sequence ATGTTAAGTAGATTATTTGTAATAATATTGGCATTACCTTTGTTGATATATATTTTACTTTCAGGAGAAATATCATTTTTAGTATTTAATGTTGTTGTAATAGCAGTAGCTTTACATGAATTTTATGTAATACTTAAAAATAAAGGTAATATTGTATATTATAAAACAGGGATATTAATAGGAATGTTTTTACCTATTTTTATATATTATAGAGAAGATATTAGTTTCTTTTTTAGATATGCTAAAATATTAAATAAAGAAAGTATTACTTTTGATGTTGGAGGATATATTATTTTTGCTATGTTACTTATAGCAATTATGCAAATATTATCATCAAGAATTAAAAATTCTACTAATGAATTAATGTTGACACTATTTGGTATTATTTATGTTCCTTTATTTAGTTCATATATGGTATCAATTAGAGAGGGATTATATAATGGTAGAATAATATTACTATATTCTTTTTTTAGTATATGGGCTGCTGATACATTTGCATATATAGTTGGTATGTTAATTGGTGGTAAAATATTTAAGAAAAGATTATCTGAAAAAATAAGTCCTAAAAAATCTATAGAGGGATTTTTTGGAGGTATTTTAGGTGTATTTATTGTAACTTTATACTTTGAATATATATATAATTTTTTAGTAAATATATTATCATATTTTAAAATATTAACTTATGTTGAAAAAATTGATAAAGTACTTATTTCTCAAAATATTATTAAATTATTCATTTTATCAATATTGATAGCAATTTTCTCAGTATTAGGGGATTTATTTGAGTCTAAATTTAAAAGAGAATTTGGAGTTAAGGATAGTGGTACAATATTGATGGGACATGGAGGGTTTTTAGATAGATTTGATAGTGCATTATTTGTACTACCTATAGTTTATTATTTTATTAAATATTTTATTTAG
- the rph gene encoding ribonuclease PH — MRNNNRKNNELREIKITREYIKYPEGSVLIEFGNTKVICNVTIEEKVPPFLKNLGQGWVTAEYSMLPRSTNTRNKRESSQGKLSGRTMEIQRLIGRSLRAGLDLKKLGERTIIVDCDVIQADGGTRTASITGGYLAMEIAINKLISSGMLNENPIKAKVAAISVGKVANELLLDLDFYEDSHADVDMNIVMNSKGEFIEIQGTGEDTTFTKHELDKFIDLANLGFEKLFKL; from the coding sequence ATGAGAAATAATAATAGAAAAAATAATGAATTAAGAGAAATAAAAATAACAAGAGAATATATAAAATATCCAGAGGGTTCAGTTTTAATAGAATTTGGTAATACTAAAGTAATTTGTAATGTTACTATAGAAGAAAAAGTACCACCTTTTCTTAAAAATTTAGGTCAAGGTTGGGTAACTGCTGAATACTCAATGTTACCAAGATCTACTAATACAAGAAACAAAAGAGAATCAAGCCAAGGTAAATTAAGTGGTAGAACTATGGAAATACAAAGACTTATAGGAAGATCATTAAGAGCTGGTCTTGACTTGAAAAAATTAGGAGAAAGAACAATAATAGTGGATTGTGATGTAATTCAAGCTGATGGAGGTACAAGAACGGCTTCAATCACAGGTGGTTATCTAGCTATGGAAATTGCTATTAATAAATTAATCTCATCAGGTATGTTAAATGAAAATCCAATTAAAGCAAAAGTTGCAGCTATAAGTGTAGGAAAAGTTGCAAATGAATTACTTCTTGATTTAGATTTTTATGAAGATTCACATGCTGATGTTGATATGAATATAGTTATGAATAGTAAAGGAGAATTTATTGAAATACAAGGTACAGGGGAAGATACTACTTTTACAAAACATGAATTAGATAAATTTATTGACCTTGCAAATTTAGGATTTGAAAAATTATTTAAATTATAG
- the rlmN gene encoding 23S rRNA (adenine(2503)-C(2))-methyltransferase RlmN, which produces MFNFDEFSNISKETRELLKEKFEIGTLKYVTHQVSKDKETVKFLFSLPGKKLIESVLLKYRNRYSICVSSQVGCPLKCDFCATGMMKFEKNLKASEILMQFYYLQNYLKEKNDKISNVVYMGMGEPFLNYDAVNKSINILNSKEGQEFSKRNFTVSTSGLIKEIDKFVEDQKQVGLAISLHSVNEKRRSELMPINKINPLDKLKDSLLNYQNKTKNRITFEYILIDDFNCEKEDAIALVKFMKSFNHLVNLIPYNKVAGKPYKTPSVQKQKEFYNYLLSHKINVTLRETKGEDIQAACGQLKVKKEEIKDEKIN; this is translated from the coding sequence GTGTTTAACTTTGATGAATTTTCTAATATTTCTAAAGAAACAAGAGAATTACTAAAAGAAAAATTTGAAATAGGAACATTAAAATATGTTACACATCAGGTGTCTAAAGATAAAGAAACAGTGAAATTCCTATTTTCATTACCAGGTAAAAAGTTAATTGAATCAGTTTTGTTAAAATATAGAAATAGATACAGTATATGTGTTTCATCTCAAGTTGGTTGTCCTTTAAAGTGCGATTTTTGTGCAACAGGTATGATGAAATTTGAAAAAAATTTAAAAGCTTCAGAAATATTAATGCAGTTTTATTATTTACAAAATTATTTAAAAGAAAAAAATGATAAGATATCTAATGTTGTATATATGGGCATGGGTGAACCATTTTTAAACTATGATGCAGTTAATAAATCTATAAATATACTTAATTCAAAGGAAGGACAAGAATTTTCTAAAAGAAATTTTACTGTGTCAACTTCAGGATTAATTAAGGAAATAGATAAATTTGTGGAAGATCAAAAACAAGTAGGACTTGCTATTTCATTACATAGCGTTAATGAAAAAAGAAGAAGTGAATTAATGCCTATTAATAAGATTAATCCATTAGATAAACTAAAAGATTCATTGTTAAATTATCAAAATAAGACAAAAAATAGAATTACATTTGAATATATATTGATTGATGATTTTAATTGTGAAAAGGAAGATGCGATTGCATTAGTTAAGTTTATGAAATCGTTTAATCATTTAGTAAATTTGATACCTTATAATAAGGTAGCTGGGAAACCATATAAAACACCTAGTGTACAAAAACAAAAAGAATTTTATAATTATTTACTATCACATAAAATAAATGTTACTCTTAGAGAAACTAAAGGTGAAGATATACAAGCTGCATGTGGACAGCTTAAAGTAAAAAAAGAGGAGATTAAAGATGAAAAAATTAATTAG